From Woronichinia naegeliana WA131, the proteins below share one genomic window:
- the dnaA gene encoding chromosomal replication initiator protein DnaA — translation MLIPPPPSLWPDALECLRSRLTPPAFDTWIQTASLQAVQDNYVVIQAANPFVLNHLQKHYIPLLVEIFSDLLGCAVEIQLTTVDRENIAIVNGNEKKPGVNREDILKNPQLNPKYTFSRFVVGPTNRMAHAASLAVAESPGREFNPLFLCGGVGLGKTHLMQAIAHYRLEMFPDAKVFYISTEQFTNDLITAIRQDSMERFREHYRSADFLLIDDIQFIEGKEFTQEEFFYTFNTLHEAGKQVVLASDRAPKRIPSLQDRLISRFSMGLIADIQVPDLETRMAILQKKAEYESMRLPKEVIEYIATNYTSNIRELEGALIRAIAYTSLSGVPMTVKNIVPVLNPPVEKIAASPIAILQTVSQAYNLSVEDLQGTSRRREISLARQVGMYLMRQHTDLSLPRIGEEFGGKDHTTVMYSCDKITQLQQKDWELSQTLSELSDRINIASRKIKPEIDP, via the coding sequence ATGCTGATACCTCCTCCCCCATCCCTCTGGCCAGACGCGCTAGAATGTCTGCGATCGCGGTTAACGCCTCCAGCTTTTGACACCTGGATTCAAACGGCCAGTTTGCAAGCGGTTCAGGACAATTATGTTGTCATTCAAGCGGCCAATCCCTTTGTCTTAAATCATTTGCAAAAACACTATATTCCCCTATTAGTGGAAATTTTTAGTGATCTATTGGGCTGTGCAGTAGAGATTCAATTAACCACAGTGGATCGTGAAAATATTGCTATTGTCAATGGTAATGAAAAAAAACCTGGGGTAAACCGAGAAGATATTCTGAAAAATCCCCAATTAAACCCTAAATATACCTTTTCCCGCTTTGTCGTTGGCCCCACTAATCGCATGGCCCATGCTGCCTCCCTCGCAGTAGCCGAGTCTCCTGGGCGAGAATTTAATCCCCTTTTTCTCTGTGGTGGGGTGGGTTTAGGAAAAACTCATTTAATGCAGGCGATCGCTCATTACCGACTAGAAATGTTTCCTGATGCCAAAGTATTTTATATTTCGACGGAACAGTTTACTAATGATCTGATTACCGCTATTCGTCAGGACAGTATGGAACGGTTTCGGGAACATTATCGTTCGGCGGATTTTTTACTAATTGATGATATTCAATTTATTGAAGGCAAGGAATTTACCCAGGAAGAATTTTTCTATACCTTTAATACGCTGCACGAAGCCGGAAAACAGGTGGTGCTGGCCTCCGATCGCGCTCCAAAACGTATTCCTTCTTTACAGGATCGGCTGATTTCTCGCTTTTCGATGGGATTAATTGCCGATATTCAAGTCCCCGATCTGGAAACTCGCATGGCCATTTTACAAAAGAAGGCTGAGTATGAAAGTATGCGACTCCCGAAGGAAGTGATTGAATATATCGCTACCAATTACACCTCCAATATTCGAGAATTAGAAGGGGCCTTGATTCGCGCGATCGCCTATACCTCCTTGTCTGGTGTACCAATGACGGTTAAAAATATTGTGCCAGTCTTAAATCCGCCTGTGGAAAAAATTGCCGCGTCTCCCATCGCCATTCTACAAACCGTTTCCCAAGCCTACAATTTAAGCGTTGAAGATTTACAGGGCACTTCCCGTCGTCGAGAGATTAGTTTAGCCCGCCAGGTGGGCATGTACTTGATGCGTCAACATACGGATCTGAGTTTGCCCCGCATTGGCGAAGAATTTGGCGGTAAAGACCATACTACGGTGATGTACAGTTGCGACAAAATTACCCAACTGCAACAAAAAGATTGGGAATTAAGCCAAACCCTCTCCGAACTCAGCGATCGCATTAATATTGCCAGTCGTAAAATCAAACCAGAAATTGATCCCTAG